A single window of Lutzomyia longipalpis isolate SR_M1_2022 chromosome 1, ASM2433408v1 DNA harbors:
- the LOC129786368 gene encoding zinc finger protein 75A-like: protein MVHEVEQRVVPDELYNLTQLAEVTLAAGKLSTTNLQENFYLESNIKEKVAYRASPFSIYRHNSTESFSQTDSDDSFENNQWGRRSANPNTIPFVQHSTEADAEQPNPSTSYDTNYKYSHKIFDKRKSRKLPERIVVDSEANSQSSDASVDGNLLNLVKTETTEGSSDDIHVCPECGKKYSTSSNLARHRQTHRSLEDKKARRCPHCDKVYVSMPAFSMHVRTHNQGCECPHCGKCFSRPWLLQGHIRTHTGEKPFQCTVCAKAFADKSNLRAHIQTHSNTKPHACGRCGKSFALKSYLYKHEESSCMRNHQKMDRSKAIQDAPRSTSDVVVFKLDRKRREKRDGKKKENGGKSSKIFYEEQKDEHCSRISVIQSAVSIFDGGQYCQEEPVDFSANKN, encoded by the exons ATGGTACATGAGGTGGAGCAGCGCGTCGTTCCGGATGAACTCTACAATCTCACCCAATTGGCGGAAGTAACATTGGCTGCGGGGAAGCTAAGTACGACAAATCTTCAGGAAAACTTCTACTTGGAGAGCAATATAAAGGAGAAGGTGGCCTACAGAGCATcgccattttcaatttatcgcCACAATTCGACCGAGTCATTCTCCCAAACTGACTCCGATGACTCATTTGAGAACAATCAGTGGGGTCGCCGATCAGCAAATCCGAATACAATTCCCTTTGTGCAACATTCCACTGAAGCAGATGCAGAACAGCCAAATCCAAGCACAAGCTATGACACAAACTACAAGtattcacataaaattttcGACAAGAGGAAATCACGAAAGCTCCCTGAGCGCATTGTGGTAGACAGTGAGGCAAATTCACAGAGCTCAGATGCAAGTGTCGATGGGAATCTTCTCAATCTCGTCAAGACGGAGACTACGGAGGGATCATCCGATGATATTCACGTATGCCCGGAATGcgggaagaaatattccacatcTTCGAATTTGGCACGGCATCGTCAGACTCACAG ATCCCTGGAAGACAAGAAGGCAAGACGTTGTCCACACTGCGATAAAGTTTACGTCTCTATGCCAGCTTTTTCCATGCACGTCCGTACGCACAATCAGGGCTGTGAATGCCCTCACtgtggaaaatgtttctcaCGCCCTTGGCTTCTTCAGGGTCACATTCGCACCCACACAG gagAAAAGCCCTTCCAGTGCACCGTGTGCGCCAAAGCTTTTGCAGATAAATCCAACCTTCGTGCCCACATACAGACACACTCCAATACAAAGCCCCACGCGTGTGGGCGGTGTGGTAAGTCTTTTGCACTTAAATCATACCTGTACAAGCATGAGGAATCATCCTGTATGCGGAATCATCAAAAAATGGACCGTAGTAAAGCAATTCAGGATGCACCACGCAGTACATCGGATGTTGTTGTATTCAAATTGGATAGGAAGCGTCGGGAGAAGAGGGAtgggaagaagaaggaaaatggtggaaaaagttcaaaaattttttacgAGGAACAAAAGGATGAACATTGCTCACGAATAAGTGTAATCCAATCGGCAGTTAGTATCTTCGATGGTGGACAATACTGTCAGGAAGAACCTGTTGATTTTtcagcaaataaaaattga